From one Thunnus maccoyii chromosome 6, fThuMac1.1, whole genome shotgun sequence genomic stretch:
- the dusp14 gene encoding dual specificity protein phosphatase 14 — translation MGSRSQGFFHHHHHHHRSSMVPATVPRLLPENGSLLGGIAQITPNLFLSRGNVASNRSLLLSKGITCVVNATIELPNFNWPHMEYVKVPLADMPHSPISLYFDSVADKIHSVGRKRGAVLVHCAAGVSRSASLCLAYLMKYHRVSLAEAHAWVKARRPVIRPNGGFWRQLIEYERKLFGRNSVKMVQTPYGVIPDVYERDRRSLAPYWGL, via the coding sequence ATGGGTTCCCGCAGCCAAGGCTtcttccaccaccaccatcaccaccatcgtAGCTCCATGGTGCCAGCTACGGTGCCGAGGCTACTGCCCGAGAATGGCAGCCTGCTGGGGGGCATCGCGCAGATCACCCCCAACCTTTTCCTCAGCAGGGGGAACGTGGCGTCCAACCGCAGCCTGCTGCTGTCTAAAGGCATCACCTGTGTGGTCAACGCCACCATCGAGCTCCCCAACTTCAACTGGCCGCACATGGAGTATGTAAAGGTCCCTCTGGCAGACATGCCACACTCCCCTATCTCCTTGTACTTCGACAGCGTGGCTGATAAGATCCACAGCGTGGGACGGAAACGAGGGGCGGTGCTGGTGCACTGTGCAGCCGGGGTTAGCCGCTCAGCCTCTCTCTGCCTGGCGTACCTCATGAAGTACCATCGAGTGTCTCTGGCAGAGGCCCACGCCTGGGTCAAAGCTCGCCGCCCTGTCATCAGGCCCAACGGCGGCTTCTGGCGTCAGCTCATTGAGTACGAGAGGAAGCTGTTCGGCAGAAACTCTGTTAAGATGGTGCAGACGCCCTACGGGGTCATACCGGATGTTTACGAGAGGGACCGCAGGAGCCTGGCTCCGTACTGGGGCCTGTGA